A single region of the Anaerolineales bacterium genome encodes:
- a CDS encoding cupin domain-containing protein, with the protein MTKINLTQKLTLFHEQWSPKIIGTANGQFIKLVKAQGEFEWHTHPDSDDVIYVVRGYLTIRFRDNAVTLNPGELYVVPKGVEHQLYAPEEVHLMLIEPKGMHHAAEALSEVTADSDKQDWI; encoded by the coding sequence ATGACCAAAATCAACCTCACCCAAAAATTAACCCTCTTTCACGAGCAATGGTCGCCTAAGATCATTGGGACGGCAAACGGGCAGTTCATCAAACTGGTGAAAGCGCAAGGGGAATTCGAGTGGCACACCCACCCCGATAGCGATGATGTGATCTATGTCGTGAGGGGCTATCTGACGATCCGTTTTCGGGATAATGCCGTGACCTTAAACCCAGGCGAACTCTATGTTGTGCCAAAGGGTGTCGAACATCAACTCTACGCCCCAGAAGAAGTTCACCTCATGCTCATTGAACCAAAGGGAATGCACCATGCGGCAGAGGCGCTCAGCGAAGTAACTGCCGACAGCGATAAGCAGGATTGGATTTGA
- a CDS encoding 2-oxo acid dehydrogenase subunit E2: MPTNVIMPQLGESVVEGTVGKWLKREGDAVAEFEPLCEVQTDKVDTEIPSPAAGVVLKIFVPEGKTVERGVLLAVIGQAGESVGDAPAPAAHGGHGHAAPAPIAVTNGNGKSESQRRYSPVVLNMAAEHGVNLNLLQGTGMNGRITKKDVEAYLAGRGGSAAAAPAPAALPPWEQPGGGDLFKPTEEIFRNAQGSVGGQTQPSLPAAPTPRAAAPAPSFPTPSGGDTSVGTVIPHTAIRRSIAAHMVQSKLHTAPHVTTVFEVDMSRVMAHWRANEAPYKGQGVRLTLTAYFITAMVKAAVAQPTLNAQWTDEGLFVPNGVHVGMAVALSDGLIVPVIRNAQDLSLAGIARQIGDLATRARAKQLKPDEIRGGTITLTNHGVSGSLFATPIINQPQSAIVGVGAVTKRPVVLETPEGDSLAIRPMMYVTLTFDHRVADGAGADAFLATFKKTLESWRD, translated from the coding sequence ATGCCGACGAATGTGATCATGCCCCAACTAGGGGAGAGTGTTGTTGAGGGGACGGTAGGGAAGTGGCTTAAACGGGAAGGAGACGCCGTTGCCGAGTTTGAGCCGCTGTGCGAGGTGCAGACGGACAAAGTAGATACGGAGATTCCCTCGCCAGCGGCGGGTGTTGTCTTGAAAATCTTCGTCCCAGAGGGAAAGACCGTCGAACGCGGCGTTTTGTTGGCGGTGATCGGACAGGCGGGGGAATCGGTGGGCGATGCCCCCGCCCCCGCCGCGCATGGCGGACACGGGCACGCCGCCCCTGCGCCCATCGCCGTGACGAATGGGAACGGCAAAAGCGAGAGCCAACGCCGCTACAGCCCTGTCGTTTTGAATATGGCGGCGGAACACGGCGTGAATCTCAACCTCCTTCAGGGGACGGGGATGAACGGGCGCATCACCAAAAAAGATGTAGAGGCGTACCTTGCCGGACGGGGCGGATCGGCTGCCGCAGCGCCCGCCCCTGCTGCGCTCCCCCCCTGGGAACAGCCCGGCGGCGGCGATCTGTTCAAGCCGACGGAGGAAATTTTCCGCAATGCGCAAGGCTCGGTAGGCGGGCAGACACAGCCATCCCTTCCGGCAGCACCCACGCCAAGAGCGGCAGCGCCCGCGCCGTCATTCCCCACGCCAAGCGGAGGGGACACGTCTGTTGGGACAGTGATTCCCCACACAGCGATACGCCGCTCGATTGCCGCCCATATGGTGCAAAGCAAGCTGCACACCGCCCCCCATGTGACCACCGTCTTTGAAGTCGATATGAGCCGCGTCATGGCGCATTGGCGGGCAAACGAAGCCCCCTACAAAGGGCAAGGCGTGCGGCTCACCCTGACGGCATACTTCATCACCGCTATGGTTAAAGCGGCGGTGGCACAGCCAACGCTGAACGCCCAATGGACAGACGAAGGGCTGTTTGTGCCAAACGGTGTCCATGTGGGCATGGCGGTGGCGCTCAGCGATGGCTTGATCGTCCCTGTGATTCGGAACGCTCAGGACCTCAGCCTTGCCGGAATTGCCCGACAGATTGGCGATTTGGCAACCCGCGCCCGTGCCAAACAGTTAAAGCCCGACGAGATTCGCGGGGGGACAATCACCCTGACGAATCACGGTGTGTCGGGAAGCTTGTTTGCCACCCCGATCATTAACCAGCCGCAGTCTGCGATTGTGGGGGTAGGAGCGGTGACGAAGCGCCCCGTTGTGCTAGAAACACCAGAGGGGGATTCGCTGGCAATCCGCCCGATGATGTATGTGACACTCACCTTTGATCACCGCGTCGCTGACGGCGCGGGGGCAGATGCCTTCCTCGCCACCTTCAAAAAGACGCTGGAAAGCTGGCGCGATTAG
- a CDS encoding trigger factor, producing MNIQVEHLDNHIARLAVTLDAERLLKAKESAARKIGQKVNIPGFRRGKAPYKIVARFVGEAAILEEAVEQLGNELYPQALKESGVNPYGMGSLEDVTTDPTIQLIFTVAKQATVELGGYRTIRLPYEPPSIEDKDVNAALNDLLDSRALVEPATRSAQLGDMIVADVHGEVIHPEHEHDHNHDHAAEGDTPAEANTEGEAEPKTPKSVEERTEPFIDREKQEFLLYTPEQGEDRDPVPGFSAQLVGLGAGESKAFTISFAEDHEDKALAGHAFKFEVTIHEVKARTLPTLNDAFAETVLEGKYKTLLDLRIGVRKDLETAAQREVTRNYSSKVLAEAVKGATVQYPEAMVEDYTSNLLRDLDENLRRQNLSLARLMQIQGKDEAALRKEYRETAVSRLINDVVVKHLLEREAITVTPEALTTRMDEMASRFSSDEEQAKNFRRFLEQNETKTAVAADLLLEGLQERLAAIGRGDDLPEVTLPATAGSAVNEAAGDVAAAAEAAVEASLPSEPSSAGAAEDQNA from the coding sequence TTGAATATCCAAGTTGAACACCTCGATAACCACATTGCCCGTCTCGCCGTCACGCTGGACGCCGAACGGTTGCTAAAAGCGAAAGAAAGCGCTGCCCGCAAGATTGGGCAGAAGGTGAACATCCCCGGCTTTCGGCGGGGAAAAGCGCCCTACAAGATTGTCGCCCGTTTTGTGGGCGAGGCGGCGATCTTGGAAGAAGCGGTTGAACAGCTTGGCAACGAACTTTACCCCCAAGCCCTGAAGGAATCCGGTGTGAATCCCTATGGGATGGGATCGCTGGAAGATGTCACCACCGATCCAACGATTCAACTGATCTTCACCGTTGCCAAGCAAGCCACCGTCGAATTGGGCGGTTACCGCACCATTCGCCTCCCCTACGAACCACCCTCCATCGAAGATAAAGATGTGAATGCTGCGCTGAACGATCTGCTTGACAGCCGTGCGTTGGTGGAGCCAGCCACCCGCTCTGCCCAACTGGGCGACATGATTGTGGCGGATGTTCACGGCGAAGTGATTCACCCCGAACACGAACATGACCATAACCATGACCACGCCGCCGAGGGCGACACCCCCGCCGAGGCAAACACTGAAGGGGAAGCCGAGCCGAAAACGCCGAAATCGGTGGAAGAACGCACCGAACCCTTCATTGACCGCGAAAAGCAAGAGTTCCTTCTCTATACCCCCGAACAAGGCGAAGACCGCGACCCCGTTCCCGGTTTTTCTGCCCAGTTGGTGGGCTTAGGCGCGGGGGAATCGAAGGCGTTCACGATCAGCTTTGCCGAAGACCACGAGGATAAGGCACTGGCGGGACATGCCTTCAAATTTGAGGTGACGATCCACGAGGTGAAGGCGCGAACACTCCCCACCCTGAACGATGCCTTTGCTGAAACGGTCTTGGAGGGGAAGTACAAAACCCTTCTTGATCTGCGCATTGGGGTGCGCAAAGACCTTGAAACAGCGGCACAGCGCGAGGTCACCCGCAATTATTCCTCAAAGGTCTTGGCGGAAGCCGTCAAGGGCGCAACCGTCCAGTACCCAGAGGCGATGGTGGAGGATTACACCTCGAACCTCCTGCGCGATCTGGATGAGAACCTTCGCCGGCAGAATCTTTCCCTTGCCCGCCTGATGCAGATTCAAGGCAAAGATGAGGCGGCGCTGCGCAAAGAGTACCGCGAAACCGCCGTCAGCCGCCTGATCAACGATGTGGTGGTGAAACACCTTCTAGAGCGGGAGGCGATCACCGTCACCCCAGAGGCGCTCACCACCCGCATGGACGAGATGGCGAGCCGCTTTTCCAGCGATGAGGAACAGGCGAAGAACTTCCGCCGTTTTTTGGAGCAGAACGAGACCAAGACAGCCGTTGCCGCCGATTTGCTCCTAGAGGGGTTGCAAGAGCGCCTCGCCGCCATTGGGCGCGGCGACGATCTGCCTGAAGTAACGCTGCCTGCCACTGCGGGGAGCGCCGTGAATGAGGCGGCGGGCGATGTGGCTGCCGCCGCAGAAGCCGCAGTGGAAGCCTCCCTCCCAAGCGAACCATCCTCCGCAGGGGCGGCGGAAGATCAGAACGCCTAA
- a CDS encoding ATP-dependent Clp protease proteolytic subunit, translating into MKPHPLNPLSLIIPTVVETTGRGERIYDIYSLLLKDRIIFLGTPINDQVANLIVAQLLYLNHEDPERDIKMYINSPGGSVYAGFAIYDAMQLISAPIETTAIGLTASFGTVLLAAGTKGKRYALPNATIHMHQPLVSGAVGGQASDIMIQANEMIRQREKLYKILTEATGQSRETIEKDADRDFFLDAARAAEYGLVDAVLSPVPA; encoded by the coding sequence ATGAAACCTCACCCCCTCAACCCGTTGAGCTTGATCATTCCAACGGTGGTTGAAACCACCGGACGCGGCGAGCGCATTTACGACATTTATTCGCTCCTGTTGAAAGATCGCATCATTTTTCTTGGCACACCGATCAACGATCAGGTGGCGAATTTGATCGTGGCGCAGCTGCTTTACCTGAACCACGAAGACCCCGAACGGGACATCAAAATGTATATCAACTCCCCCGGTGGGAGTGTTTACGCTGGCTTTGCCATTTACGACGCCATGCAACTGATCTCCGCCCCTATCGAAACCACAGCCATTGGCTTGACGGCGAGTTTCGGGACGGTTTTGCTGGCGGCGGGGACAAAAGGCAAGCGCTATGCGCTGCCCAATGCAACCATCCACATGCACCAACCGTTGGTCAGCGGCGCCGTTGGCGGGCAAGCCTCCGACATTATGATTCAGGCAAACGAGATGATTCGCCAACGGGAAAAACTCTATAAAATTCTCACCGAGGCAACCGGGCAAAGCCGCGAGACGATTGAAAAAGATGCGGATCGCGATTTCTTCCTCGATGCCGCCCGTGCCGCCGAATATGGTTTGGTGGATGCCGTCTTGTCGCCTGTTCCGGCGTGA